The Deltaproteobacteria bacterium DNA segment GTTTCAGATTGTTCTTGGAATTCTTTCTGTAAAAACCTTGCTTGGATTACCAATGGTGATCGCTCATTTGGGAATCGCAGCAATTTTAATGGGCATTTTAGTCTTTAATATGATGTGGCGGGTGACTCGGGCGGGGGCGCCCACCCGCGCGCAACGGGTGAGCACGGGTGGGCTTGAGCCCGAGGCAGGACCCACCACAGTGGTGAGAGACTTGCTTACCCTCACCAAACCCCGCGTTACTCTGTTGGTCATCTTGACAACAGCTTGTGGTCTCTGGATGGCCCCTACCCTCCCTTCCGCCTCAATTATCATTTTGACCCTGTTCGGAACCTCACTGATGGTCGGTGCTGCTAACGCACTGAACATGTATCTCGAGAGAGAGATCGATGCCCTCATGAAAAGGACGGAGAACCGCCCCCTCCCTGCCAAAAGACTCCGACCGAAAATCGCACTATGGCTTGGCATCACACTCTCCGTTCTAGCGTCGTTCTTGCTGGCTCAGGTAAATCTCTTGACCGCGGTTCTCGGATTTTTTGCCTTCGTCAGCTATGTCCTTTTTTATACCCCACTCAAACAAAAAAGCATGACCGCCCTCCTGGTCGGGGCAATCCCCGGCGCGATGCCACCCCTCATGGGTTGGACAGCGGCTACCGGTTCTATCTCTTTTCCAGGACTGGTTCTCTTTTTTATCCTCTTTCTCTGGCAGATCCCCCACTTCCTCGCGATCGCACTCGTTTATAAGGATGAGTATAAAAAGGCGGGTATCCATGTGCTGCCTTTGGAAAAAGGGGAAAAAGAAACCCGTCACTGGATTTTTCGGTATGCGATCGGACTCCTCGCTATTTCATTGTATCCCTTTGTTATCGGACAGACGGGTACGGTTTATTTTGTTATTGCGTTGTTGCTTGGACTTATCTTTCTCGGACTGGGTGGCTATGGACTCCGTGAAAAAGCGGGTCTTAAATGGGCGCGGTCATTCTTCTTCGCCTCGATTATCTATCTCCCGGCCCTCCTGATTTCCCTCGTTGTGGGGAAGATCTGAAAGCTTGTATCACAAAAACCCCCAACAGCAGGAGGGCAGCGAGGTAAAAGGGAAATCCCTGCCGGTAATCATACAGGATTCCGGCGACGACCGGCCCAATGATCCGCCCCAGACTCGCGAATGACTGAAATGTCCCCATGACAGCCCCTCTCTGGTGAGGTGATGATTGCTTGGAGACGAGGCTCATCAGAGAGGGCTGGCTGATCCCACGCCCCATAGAGGCGACTCCCAAAGGGATCAGTAAAAAAGAGACCCTCCCCATCACTGGAATTCCAAAAAAACAGAGACTCAAGATAAGAACGCCGGCCAAGAAGAGCTGTTCCTCGGAAAAAAAATGGGTTGCCCGTCTCATAAAGCCCCCTTGAATCGCGACCATGATGACCGCCATCATGACGAGAATATAGGCGACCTCCCGAGCATCATAGGCAAACCGATCCAACATAAAGAGCGCGAAGACCGATTCGAGCTGGCTGACGGCAATTGTGAAAATCAGATAGACGAGACAGAACTTCAAGACGGTACGATTGCGCAGCACGGAAGTACGCGGGATCCCATTGACAGGATGATGTCGCTTCGGCTTTCGTAACCGAACCGTGGCAAAAATCAAATTAGCCGCCGTGAGCATTGCAGAAAAAAGGATCGGGACATGATACCCATAGGTGGACAGGATCCCTCCGATCGCCGGTCCTAAAATAAACCCGATCCCAAAGGCAGCGCCTATCAACCCCATCCCTTTCGCACGATCTTTTTCCGTTGTGACATCCGTGACGTAAGCGCTCGCCACACTGATGTTCGCGGCAAAAAGCCCCCCCAAAAGACGCCCGATAAAAACGAAAACAAGTGTCGGGGCGAGTCCCAGAAGAAGCTGGGCAAACGTACTCCCAAGCAATGTCGCCAAAATGACGGTCTTCCTTCCATAGCGATCGGAAACCCTCCCCCAAATCGGGGCGAAGAGAAATTGCATCCCGGCATAAGACATGAGGATCATGCCGAGTGTCGTCGCACTCGCTCCGAACTGGACGGCATAGAAAGGGAGGATCGGCATGATGATCCCAAAACCGATCAAATCAATGATCACCACACTGAAAAGAGGCCAGACATTTGACATGGGAGGTTGTGCTATGTCATCAAAACTGAAATGAAGCAAGTTTTCCTTGTCATTTTACTGCTCCTGATGGGAGTTGGGTGCTCGAAACCGCTGCCCACGTTTGGAGAGATCCCGGATTTTTCACTTCTGAATCAGGAAGGAGAATCAATTTCCAAAGAAGATTTTCTGGATTCCGAATGGGTCGCCAATTTCGTTTACACCGGCTGCAGCGACATATGCCCAATGCTCACAACTCAGACAATCCGTCTGGGAAAAGAATTGCAAGAAGCTGGAATTACGGGTGTTAAATTGGTCACCTTCTCTGTCGATCCTGAAAATGACACGCCGGAGCGTCTCAAAAGTTATCGCGAACGATTTGATGGAAGAGATCTTGAGTGGGCACTGCTGACAGGCCCTCTTGATGAGGTCGAAAAGACAGTCATTCATGGATTTCACGTCACGATGCAGAAAAACCCCGAGGAGCTCACGTCTGTTCTTCATATGGAAAAATTTGTCCTCATGGATCGGAAGGCCCAGATCCGTGGCTATTACGATGTCGATAAACTCCCAGAGCTTGTCAAAGCCCTGAAAAAATTAAAAAAGGGTTCATGATGGTAAATCTCGGTTCCCAACTTGCCGCCTTGAATGCCATCCTGAACGGCTCAGCCGCACTTCTCCTTTTATCAGGGCTGATTGCCATTAAAATGAAGAAGGTAAGAATCCACCGAGCCTTGATGGCCAGCGCCTTTTCCGTCTCGATTGTCTTCTTGATCTCTTACCTCACGCGATTTTATCTGACAGGGGTCCACCGGTTTGAGGGTGACCCACTGGTTCGCAAACTTTATTTAGGGATCCTGATTTCCCACACCTCCCTTGCGGCAATAACCCCATTCCTTGCGATCCGAACCTTGTATCTCGCCTGGAAAAAACGATTCGATGCCCACAGAAAAATCGCCCGGATCACCTGGCCGATCTGGATGTATGTGTCAGTGACCGGAGTGGTGGTGTACTGGATGTTGTATCGGCTTTAAATGGCCAGTGTATCCGGCTGGGGGCCTTTTGGTTTTCGGGGTGAAGTAGCTGTGACTTCCGGCTCTTTTTCGTGGCAGCTCTTTAAAAATTCTTTGGCGAGGGCAAACCATTCCTCGGCGACCTTCTCATCAACACTCTTTTCCCGAAGCGATTGGACCTTTTTGTGAAACCCTTTGTACTGAGGAAGAAGGTCAGTCCGGCCAAACTGGTTCTCAAACTCATGAGTCGTCTCGATATCATTAAAGGTGGAAACCAACTTCAGATAGAGAAGACCATTTGCCGCCTTCACGATCGCCTCGTATGCCTTGTGGGCGACCGACTCATACTGCCGATGTTCGCGATGGGCCTTGGCCATTTCCAATAGGGGATCTCCATCAGCCACCTTGGGAGGGATATCCTCCTTCATCTGGCCAGCACACTCACCAATGACCCCTTTTTGAAGCGCAAATTCTTTCTGATCCTCCCAATCAACATAAAAGTCAGGTTTTTCTGTATACGAAAGAATCTTTAAAAGCGGATCCAGGAGTTGAATCACCTTCTCTTTTCCCATCCGCTTATAAAATTCGTTGAATGACTCCCTCCCCTTTTGATTTTCGGCAAAATAACGAACCAAAGAGATGACCGCATCGGGGACGTTTTTTGAGGGAATCTGACAGATCGGTGTCGCAATCACCGTCTCACGTCCAAAATTTCCACCAAGCATGAGTTG contains these protein-coding regions:
- the cyoE gene encoding protoheme IX farnesyltransferase; this translates as MRFLTRTLILLTFCLILLGGVVHNTDSSLACPDWPTCYGSLMPPMKGNIAIEHGHRLLASAVGFLTIILTALLWKKSKSRSLKWMGISALFLVIFQGVLGGITVLYQLPDLVSTAHLGTSLLFFSLLIIISSKIGAGDSGSAPSRFLFFTLTLLYLQILLGAFVRHAGAGLLCPDIPFCYGDPWPDFWSRQLHMAHRYGGILVFCFLTLLPILYWKTSSRRQQFLLSLLPLMGLFQIVLGILSVKTLLGLPMVIAHLGIAAILMGILVFNMMWRVTRAGAPTRAQRVSTGGLEPEAGPTTVVRDLLTLTKPRVTLLVILTTACGLWMAPTLPSASIIILTLFGTSLMVGAANALNMYLEREIDALMKRTENRPLPAKRLRPKIALWLGITLSVLASFLLAQVNLLTAVLGFFAFVSYVLFYTPLKQKSMTALLVGAIPGAMPPLMGWTAATGSISFPGLVLFFILFLWQIPHFLAIALVYKDEYKKAGIHVLPLEKGEKETRHWIFRYAIGLLAISLYPFVIGQTGTVYFVIALLLGLIFLGLGGYGLREKAGLKWARSFFFASIIYLPALLISLVVGKI
- a CDS encoding MFS transporter; its protein translation is MSNVWPLFSVVIIDLIGFGIIMPILPFYAVQFGASATTLGMILMSYAGMQFLFAPIWGRVSDRYGRKTVILATLLGSTFAQLLLGLAPTLVFVFIGRLLGGLFAANISVASAYVTDVTTEKDRAKGMGLIGAAFGIGFILGPAIGGILSTYGYHVPILFSAMLTAANLIFATVRLRKPKRHHPVNGIPRTSVLRNRTVLKFCLVYLIFTIAVSQLESVFALFMLDRFAYDAREVAYILVMMAVIMVAIQGGFMRRATHFFSEEQLFLAGVLILSLCFFGIPVMGRVSFLLIPLGVASMGRGISQPSLMSLVSKQSSPHQRGAVMGTFQSFASLGRIIGPVVAGILYDYRQGFPFYLAALLLLGVFVIQAFRSSPQRGKSGGPGDR
- a CDS encoding SCO family protein, translated to MKQVFLVILLLLMGVGCSKPLPTFGEIPDFSLLNQEGESISKEDFLDSEWVANFVYTGCSDICPMLTTQTIRLGKELQEAGITGVKLVTFSVDPENDTPERLKSYRERFDGRDLEWALLTGPLDEVEKTVIHGFHVTMQKNPEELTSVLHMEKFVLMDRKAQIRGYYDVDKLPELVKALKKLKKGS
- a CDS encoding DUF420 domain-containing protein; translated protein: MVNLGSQLAALNAILNGSAALLLLSGLIAIKMKKVRIHRALMASAFSVSIVFLISYLTRFYLTGVHRFEGDPLVRKLYLGILISHTSLAAITPFLAIRTLYLAWKKRFDAHRKIARITWPIWMYVSVTGVVVYWMLYRL